A stretch of DNA from Synechococcus sp. UW179A:
CAGCTTAGGAATCAGTTTGACCACACCTTTTTGGTCAATACTGATGATCCGTTGATGCAGCAATGGCAAAGCCTGCATGCACAGGGCGCCCTGGATCTGCGCGTGATGGACAACGTTGGAATGGAAGCCACCGCGCATTTGGTGTGGGACTGGGCCAATAGCTTGCTAAAGGAGCGCGATGCTGGCCGCAGCTGCTGCTGGAAGGTGGAGGCGCGTGAGAACCAGGCCAATGGCGCTTGTTACGAAGAGCTGCCCAAGTGGTTCAGCGCTGCGAACCGTCAACCCGGACAGTGATCAGTACAGCACCAGTTTCAGTTGCTCTTCTCTGCGGCGGGATGGGTAGCCCCGCTCAAGGGCGGGGCCTTCGGGTGTGAGCGCTTAAACCATCAACGGCAACCACAGCCGAGACCATCCGCGCATGGTTCACAGCAGAAAGCTTTGCCGTCGCGCATCACAGCTTTTGCAGCTTCGATTTCGCACTGACAATCGCTGTTGCACTGGCACTTGATCAGATCTGTCGTCATGGTGAATACCGGATTGGGACAGTTCCTTTCTATGCCGGATGAACGAGTCTCAACAGGAGGAGGACCGACCCTAGAGGTACGGTTTAACGTGCGCTTATGCGTAGCCGAAACAGTCACAAGCCTCCCCAGCTGAATCCTGTTGAAACAGGCTGTGAGGACTGTCCATGCCCCGTCGCAAAGCACC
This window harbors:
- a CDS encoding 6-carboxytetrahydropterin synthase, with amino-acid sequence MPLPSAGHTCSKHFEGYPCCHRQWQHPGHCRFVHGYSRSFTVWFAATHLDPCGFVVDFSSLRPLEEQLRNQFDHTFLVNTDDPLMQQWQSLHAQGALDLRVMDNVGMEATAHLVWDWANSLLKERDAGRSCCWKVEARENQANGACYEELPKWFSAANRQPGQ